In [Clostridium] cellulosi, one genomic interval encodes:
- the garR gene encoding 2-hydroxy-3-oxopropionate reductase (High confidence in function and specificity), translated as MNKKIGFIGLGIMGKPMSKNLIKAGYSLVVYDINPDAMEEVAKCGAEKGTSPKDVAEKCDIVITMLPNSPHVKQVVLGENGVLEGARPGMILIDSSSIAPLVSKEIAEKVKEKGVLMLDAPVSGGEPKAIDGTLSFMVGGDEEVFAKVEDILKAMGSSVVLVGEIGSGNVTKLANQIIVALNIAAMSEAFVLATKAGVDPEKVYKAIRGGLAGSTVLDAKVPMVLARNFKPGFRIDLHIKDLMNALDTGHGVGVPLPLTSQVMEILQALKADQKEKQDHSGIVQFYEKLAGIEVKK; from the coding sequence ATGAACAAAAAAATTGGATTCATAGGTCTTGGAATAATGGGAAAACCTATGTCAAAAAATCTTATTAAAGCAGGCTATTCCTTGGTGGTTTACGACATTAATCCCGATGCCATGGAAGAAGTCGCAAAATGCGGTGCGGAAAAAGGCACTTCGCCCAAGGACGTAGCCGAAAAATGCGATATCGTAATAACCATGCTTCCGAATTCACCGCATGTAAAGCAGGTTGTGCTTGGTGAAAATGGCGTTCTTGAAGGCGCAAGGCCCGGCATGATTCTTATTGACTCAAGTTCTATTGCGCCGCTGGTTTCAAAAGAAATAGCAGAAAAAGTGAAGGAAAAGGGTGTATTAATGCTGGACGCTCCGGTAAGTGGCGGAGAGCCAAAGGCAATTGACGGCACACTTTCCTTCATGGTTGGCGGCGACGAAGAGGTATTTGCTAAAGTAGAGGATATACTAAAAGCAATGGGCTCTTCCGTGGTACTTGTCGGTGAAATAGGAAGCGGTAACGTCACGAAACTTGCAAACCAGATAATTGTCGCATTGAACATAGCAGCTATGTCCGAGGCTTTTGTACTCGCGACAAAAGCAGGGGTTGATCCCGAAAAGGTTTATAAGGCCATCAGGGGCGGCCTTGCAGGCAGCACAGTCCTCGACGCTAAAGTGCCAATGGTTCTCGCAAGAAACTTTAAGCCAGGATTCAGGATTGATCTGCATATCAAGGATTTGATGAATGCTTTGGATACAGGCCATGGCGTCGGTGTGCCGTTGCCTCTTACCAGTCAGGTTATGGAGATACTGCAGGCCCTTAAAGCCGACCAAAAAGAAAAGCAGGATCATAGCGGAATTGT
- a CDS encoding putative transketolase C-terminal section (High confidence in function and specificity), with product MNLHNQRQVYGQTLVELGRENKKIVVLEADLGRSTMSHMFQEEFPDRYFEMGIAEADMVSFAAGLALTDKIAFVNSFAVFAAGRPYDQIRQGVCIAGLNVKIIGSSAGFSDFGDGSTHQSVEDIAIMRAIPNMTVIVPCDGIETKKVIRAITEYEGPVYVRLSRNDIPDVFPEDIKFEIGKPYVLKEGNDVVVFAIGIMVSKALEAAKQLEKEGISVKVVDVSTVKPLDERAIKDLIKGAKGIVTAEEHSYIGGLSSAIAFALKGCRIPFESVAVNDKFGQSARSYDELLNYYGLTVEEIIAKIKKTLNMNINEE from the coding sequence ATGAATCTACATAATCAAAGACAAGTATACGGTCAAACGCTCGTGGAACTTGGCAGGGAGAACAAGAAGATAGTGGTACTTGAAGCTGACCTCGGAAGATCAACCATGTCTCATATGTTCCAGGAGGAATTTCCGGACAGATATTTTGAAATGGGCATTGCGGAAGCCGATATGGTTTCTTTTGCCGCCGGACTTGCTCTTACAGATAAAATAGCTTTTGTCAACTCCTTTGCCGTTTTCGCAGCGGGACGTCCATATGACCAAATTCGCCAAGGTGTGTGTATTGCGGGCCTTAACGTGAAGATCATCGGATCAAGCGCAGGCTTTTCAGACTTTGGTGACGGGTCCACACACCAATCGGTCGAGGATATTGCGATAATGAGGGCAATCCCAAATATGACGGTTATTGTCCCATGCGATGGCATAGAAACAAAAAAGGTAATCAGGGCTATTACGGAATATGAAGGGCCGGTATATGTACGTCTTTCAAGAAATGATATACCCGATGTTTTCCCGGAAGATATCAAGTTTGAAATTGGGAAGCCGTATGTACTTAAAGAAGGCAATGATGTCGTTGTTTTCGCTATCGGCATTATGGTTTCCAAGGCACTGGAGGCGGCAAAACAGCTTGAAAAAGAAGGCATATCCGTCAAGGTTGTTGATGTCAGCACAGTAAAGCCACTCGACGAAAGGGCTATTAAAGACCTTATAAAAGGTGCAAAGGGTATTGTTACTGCTGAAGAACATTCATACATAGGTGGTTTATCAAGTGCTATAGCCTTTGCATTAAAAGGCTGCCGAATTCCTTTTGAATCAGTCGCAGTAAATGATAAGTTCGGACAGTCTGCCCGCAGCTATGATGAGCTTTTAAATTATTATGGGCTTACTGTTGAAGAAATTATCGCCAAAATCAAGAAAACACTCAATATGAACATAAATGAAGAATAA
- a CDS encoding putative transketolase N-terminal section (High confidence in function and specificity) has protein sequence MSELAKELEKKAKEVRLNIVKMVGPETTGHIGGSCSSADIVTALYFWKMKKDPKNPKWPDRDRFLLSKGHAALVQYAALAMNGYFPMAELQNLKKLGSMLQGHPDMRKIPGVEANTGSLGQGLSIAAGMAAGGKIDKKDYKVYCIIGDGEMAEGQIWEAAMAASNFKLDNLIAILDCNKLQATGKVEERFNTNPIKEKWEAFGWNTIEIDGHDMSQIINALESADKVKGKPTIIIAHTIKGKGIKFAENVVSFHNGKFTQEEYEAACKALAN, from the coding sequence ATGAGCGAACTTGCTAAAGAGCTTGAAAAGAAAGCTAAAGAGGTACGGCTTAACATTGTAAAAATGGTAGGTCCGGAAACAACAGGACATATTGGGGGTTCTTGTTCTTCGGCCGATATTGTTACCGCTTTATATTTTTGGAAGATGAAAAAAGACCCCAAAAATCCAAAATGGCCGGACAGGGATAGGTTTTTGCTCAGCAAAGGGCATGCCGCTCTTGTTCAATACGCAGCGCTTGCGATGAACGGCTATTTTCCGATGGCGGAGCTCCAAAATCTCAAGAAGCTCGGCTCGATGCTGCAGGGCCACCCGGACATGAGGAAAATTCCGGGAGTAGAAGCGAACACCGGTTCATTGGGACAAGGCCTTTCAATAGCTGCCGGTATGGCGGCCGGAGGCAAGATCGATAAAAAAGATTACAAAGTATATTGTATTATCGGCGACGGCGAAATGGCCGAAGGCCAGATTTGGGAAGCTGCAATGGCAGCAAGCAATTTTAAACTCGATAACCTTATCGCTATCCTGGATTGCAATAAGCTTCAGGCAACCGGTAAGGTGGAGGAGCGTTTTAACACAAATCCCATAAAGGAAAAATGGGAAGCGTTCGGCTGGAACACGATTGAAATTGACGGACATGATATGTCGCAGATTATAAATGCCCTTGAGAGTGCTGACAAAGTCAAGGGCAAGCCAACAATAATAATCGCTCACACAATAAAAGGTAAAGGTATAAAGTTTGCTGAGAATGTTGTTTCATTTCATAACGGAAAGTTTACTCAAGAAGAATACGAAGCAGCCTGTAAGGCTCTGGCGAACTGA
- the araQ3 gene encoding L-arabinose transport system permease protein AraQ (High confidence in function and specificity), with product MVTVKTRRKIKAIISKILMLIFFVFLAFLALLPFYAIVVASFAPSERLFIDGIRLNIDPKNFTLQNYITLFTDKTIYYWDWYKNSVILAVLSTVLGLFLSSVVGYALAVYQFKGRNVVFLLVIFLMMIPVEILLLPLFQMEVSMKIINTYAGVLLPFLVSSTAIFFFRQYASGIPKDFIDAARIDGCTEYGIYSKIMIPLMKPAIGAMTILLALSSWNHFIWPLIVMRTNDMLTLPVGLSSLISPDETNYSVLLSGSVLSVLPVIIIFLFNQDSFISGLTVGGVKG from the coding sequence TTTGGCCTTTTTGGCATTGCTGCCATTCTATGCGATAGTGGTTGCGTCATTTGCACCCTCTGAACGGTTGTTTATTGACGGTATCCGCCTCAACATCGACCCGAAAAACTTCACTTTACAGAATTATATAACTTTGTTTACCGATAAAACTATCTATTATTGGGACTGGTATAAGAATAGCGTAATTCTGGCCGTTTTGTCAACTGTGCTTGGTTTGTTTTTATCTTCGGTGGTCGGCTATGCTTTGGCTGTCTACCAATTTAAGGGCAGAAATGTAGTATTCCTCCTGGTTATTTTCTTAATGATGATTCCGGTAGAAATCCTGCTGCTTCCTCTGTTCCAGATGGAAGTTTCTATGAAAATCATCAATACATATGCGGGCGTCCTTTTGCCTTTTCTTGTTTCTTCAACAGCCATATTCTTTTTCAGACAATATGCGTCGGGAATTCCAAAAGATTTTATTGATGCCGCGCGCATTGACGGATGCACCGAGTATGGCATTTATTCAAAAATAATGATTCCTTTGATGAAACCGGCGATCGGCGCGATGACTATTCTCCTTGCGCTAAGCAGTTGGAACCACTTTATTTGGCCGCTCATTGTTATGAGGACAAACGATATGTTAACCCTTCCTGTCGGCTTGTCGTCCCTTATTTCTCCTGATGAAACAAACTACAGCGTACTCCTTTCCGGATCGGTTTTGTCCGTATTACCTGTCATTATCATATTCTTATTTAATCAGGACTCATTTATTTCCGGTTTGACTGTCGGCGGTGTAAAAGGCTAA